ttattcatctatttatgccaatgaggcacaatgacagagagaacaaaaaaatcctcttctattagatggcaggaagtacatacagtaattaatcgatccatttttggtgacatttaccttcggtggtgtgccgtgggatttttcaattataaaatatgtgccttggctctataaaggttggaaatctcTGATTTGTTTCGTACACGCCCGtgcaccatcgcactcgcaaatctggaCAGTCGAGcgcgaaaaatcacgtgcgtaataTTTGTTACGAGtataaatacatagatattgaaagacgttgcttattttgtgtagtctcgaccaatgttccctctaagatgcgcaattgcgcacttgtcgcgcacactcagcgcacatgaaaaccgatcgaGCGCCGTGAACCACACCCAGACGTcatgttgtcgttttttttttttttaacacggaagcaccgagctgctgcttatcctccttctacttcctagtttacctgacaccacccccctctgctcttaaaggggtacacttataattacaaacagaacacacacctgcaactttatatctgcgggcatgactggtggaccacacccgtaactttatatctgcgggcatgactgaccacacccgtacatttttcaaatgtgagtgactgcatttatgtatatatttaaattgcagAGCAAAGGCTATGCCATAGGAAATGCCCCCGAGTTGGCCAGAGCTCATAACAGCCACGCCAGGTAGGGATACCGTAACATTTCGTAGCAAGTACTTTTTTCGCTATCTCacgctcttgtttttttttttctggagaccGGAGCCTCGGCACCTGCCAGAGAAGCAGAATGGCATCAGCGCGGTGCGAACCATGGAGGCCTTCCACTTTGTGAGCTATGTCCCAATCAAAGATCGCCTCTTTGAGCTTGATGGGCTCAAGGCCTACCCGATTGACCACGGTAAGATCGGGTACTTCGGTACACGTGCTCGCTTGTTTGTAGAATAACAGTGTATCGTGTTGTTCGCTGAACTATTCAAGGGCCTtggggagaggaggaggaatggACTGATAAAGCTCGGCGGGTTATCATGGAGAGGATTGGTCTGGCCACTGCCGGGTGAGCGTTGAACCCGGTCAATTCGAACGGGTTCTCCCGAGCTTCACTGTCACTCTTCCGCGACCTCTCCTTCTCAGCGAGCCGTACCACGACATCCGCTTCAACTTGATGGCAGTGGTGCCGGACCGTAGGATGAAATACGAGTCCAAACTTGAGGTTTTAAAGAAGAATCGACAGACGATTCTTGAAGGTCTACAGAAGGTAGGAAATGAACATTTGGGGCCCAGCTAGAACTGGAACACTTCAGTATTGAAACCAAAAATTGCACCCCTTCTAATTACTCGAGTTTGTTCCTCTAATCTCGATATATAAGGCTAAATTCAAGATACATTTCTTCCGTAGCCCTCTTCCATATGCATGTTGTGTAACGGTCATCCAACATCCCGCTAACGCTGTTCTGTTCAACGACGTGAAGAGACCGgaccagaggagagagagacacacGGCTAGAACGACTAAATAACCCTGCGAGCTCATTTAGGTCATCAGAATTGGAACATTTCGTTAGCGTGCTTCAAAGAATTTCCCCAAGTCGCGTTAGACATGTTAATGCACCTTCAAAGACATCATTCGGAAACTAGTTTAAGTGGGCCAGGGAGGAAAACTCAGGCGCAGTCTACTCTGGGAACTGTATAAAGCATATTaataaattatttatattataaaaataaGCAATGCAATAATTGAATTAATATGTAAAATTGtgaataaatttaaaataatagttGGAATGTTTgctaaatgcaaatgtatgttGAACCGTTGGTAATAAATCGAGATACGAATTGACTCTTAACCATGGTGAGTCGTTCAAGTCGTAGAACGCCAGGATTCTTTCTCTGATATCCTGGCCAATTTCTTTTGAATCTCTTCCCTCCCCCCATCATTTCAAACAAGGAGAGAGAATGTTTGAGGTATGGACTGAAATACATCcgcagttaacctatcaggagcttccaaagtcatgacctcatcatctgggcttccccatgttctttaaagacatagtagtttttgtgtttgttaaacttttgacctcgaagaaaataaaatgaaattttctctctcattattgtggcatttaacaaaattaaataattttggtgatcctgactgacctaaaACACCTGAGGTTTATTCTGGTTTGACTTCAGAGAATGAGagaaaaaattatatttgtgaTTTTGCGCTGTATATGTCAACTTTTGGCTTcaacagcgtgtgtgtgtgtgtttatatacatatattcgtGTACATGTTATTGAATTCCAATCCATGGAATAACATAAATTTTCTCCATCTCTTGTTTGACGGTTGGTAATGGCCATTATGGATATGTACAGGGCGGCCCAgtggatcatctggaaagcgttggcctcacagttctgaggtcccgcgttcgatcccggacccacctgtgtggagtttccatgttcttcccgtgcctgtgtgggttttctcccagcactctggtttcctcccacatcccaaaagacggcaacattaattagacactctaaattgcccttaggtggggttgtgagtgcgaatagttgttcatctgtatgtgccctgtgattggctggcgaccagttcagggtgtaccccgcctcctacctgttgacagctgggataggctccagcactccctatgacccttgtgaggataagcgactaagaaaatggatggatggagtgatgTGCTTTTCAGATGACCATTAATTAACAATTCTGGTTGAAAACTGCATCCCAACTCAGCCTTTTTTATCAAATTATATTTTGATCGAGAAAAgaatttgttgtgtgtgtgcagatgaTCCGACTCACCCAGCCTGAGCTTGTCCAAGACAAGAAGCAGCAGGACTCGACTACGCTTGAAGGCAGTACCAATTCAATCAAGAAGGAAACAGATGCAGTGCCAGTCACATCCCAAAAGGCTGATCAAGTTCCCCCTGGTGCTTATTCCTCTAGTCATGTAAATAGTTTTCTGGATACCAAAAAGATggatttttaaatcaaatcctggctctctttttgtgtgttttataaagATTCTGTGGACGAGTCAGGAGGGAAATCTAAAGCTGCTGCCATTCCTTCAGGAAACACTAAAACCTCTGGAAAACCAGCAGGAGGAGGCTCGCAGCAAGTCACCAACCCCGTTGTTCAACGGTTGCCCGCCTTCCTCGACAATCACAACTACGCCAAGTCTCCAATGCAGGTGCGGGGAAGAATTATTAAATTCTGTTGTGAATACAAAGAACAGAAcaaggattttttaaaaataatatgttggttaaaacaaaaatgaaaacttccACCAACAGGACGTGAAAAAGGTCAGTCAGATAGTAACGGGGTTTTCAAAAACTATTTGTCACGCTCGGAAAGCACTTTGGGCGTTGGAAACAACAGTTCCCCGAATGAAGATATTTTGTTtgacaggaagaggaggacCTTGCTGCAGCTGTTGGACGTTCTCGAGCGCCGGGGCCTGCACGACCGGCATATTCTGAGGATGAAGATGACTACGAGGATGAAGAGGAAGTCGCCGCATCTGCGGGAGCATCAACGAGGTTAATTCCGTGGGGATTTCTCCATCATCTTTTCCCGGATCACGCTGAAGACCCCCTGATGTACAACATTCATAGATACTTGATTgcactttttaaatgttctttttctttcaaggtTTAGACGGAAGGCGAGTCTGCGATCACGAACAGGAAGGGTCGTAACTGGCATGGAGAGCCAGATTGCCCTCAGTGTTTTGGCCgacaagctgaagaaggaggcGCAAAAAAAAGATGCCCTCAACACGCCGCTGTCTGTGCGGACCGAAGGACGGACCGGCGGCATTTGCATCACGTCCGCTTCGCAGCCCTCACCCACGCCCAGCAACGAGAGCACCGACACGGCCTCGGAGATTGGCAGCGCCTTCAATTCGCCGCTCCGCTCACCCGCACGCTCGCAGGCCGCGACCCGTCCGTCCAGTCCCGTTGCATCCCATCTGTCACGCGTGCTGTTTGGAGAAGACGAACTGCTTAGGCTAGACTCCCGACATAATCGCGCTGTAAGAGAACTCGGTCCGACTGTCAGTGTGGCCCTGCTACACCTACTGGAAGATGGAGTCATTTATTCTCTTCCACCATCGGGTGAGTATCTATGTTGCTAATGGAGGTTTTCAATTCTCCGCTCAGgtttaccacagatgcattatttgccttgaggacgctCGTGGAAAaactggtactgcatgcgcaagtctggtgtggcggagaaatatgttagaatagtacaggacatgtatgagggcagcagaacagcggcgaggtgtgccgttggtgtgtcagaaaaatttaaggaggaggtgggactgcatcagggatccaggctgagccacttcctgtttgcggtagtaatggataggtggACAGACGGGGTTAGacaggaatccccttggactatgatggtcacagatgatgttgtgatatgtagtgaaagcagagaacaggtggaggaacaattagaaaaatggaggcatgcaatggaaaggagaggaatgaagatgataTATGTgtttgaatgagaggggtggagggggtcgagtgaggctacaaggagaagagatagcgagggtggacgacttcaaatacttggggtcaacaatacagagcaatcgtgagtgtggcaaagaagtgaagaaacgggttcaagcggggTAGAACaattgggggaaggtgtctggtgttctatgtgacaaaagagtctctgctaggatgaagggcaacgtttataaaaacagtggtgaagccggccatgatgtacggattagagacgaaacaacaggaagcagaactggaggtggcagaaatgaagatgctgaggttctcgcttggagtgagcaggttggacaggattagaaatgagctcattagagggacggccaaagtcggatgttttggagacaaggttagtgagagcagacttcgatggcttggacatgttcTGAGGTGAGAGATTGAggatatcggtagaagggtgctggtacgatggagctgccaggcaaaagagtgagaggaagaccaaagaaaaggttgatggatgtagtgagggaagacatgaggactgtcggtgttagagaggaagatgcacgagatgggctgcaaagatggaaaaagatgacacgctgtggcaacccttaaaggcacaagccgaaaggaaaagatttagGTTTCCTCTTATAATATGCCCATAGCATGTTTGGCAATGCATTGatcctctttttgttttgaggAGAGGGACCACCCACAATAGGTGATAATCCATGATACCCAGCCTCCAAATTagaggaaaaatgtgtttgcttCGCGCTCATTTCCAGTTGAAGTAACGGAAATTAGCAGATTGTAAATTTCACGGTACGCATTTATAAACATTCAAATTAGTTCTAACACAACTCCAGCATCTGCAAATCTACAACAACACTCACAGGCCTATACTATACACATTCTcttgtctgcttcttcttctttttaattgCGCCCCATCTGTTCCATCACACCTCAGTGCTGGCTGGCATGTTGAGACACAACGTGGTCTTGCCCAATGATGATACCTagaacagatttattttttctccccccctcgCCCCGCTCCAGCGGATTTGGCCGCAGATGCTGTCAAGCCGCCTTGCAGTCCCGAGAAGATAAAAGACAAAGATCCAGCGGACGGGGAAGTGACGAGCGAGAAGGATAAGGGAACATCTGTGGAGGTGAAGaaagaggaggcggaggagagcAAAGATGGAGATGATGTGAAACCGAGCAAGGTGAAGCTCAGTGCTCTCGAACCCGCTGCGGACAGCAAGCTCCCGAGGGATAAGTACTCACCCAAAGTAAGTCCGTGAATGACTATTTTACCATTTGTGGAGAACTGGGTGACATCAGTTAGACCCTGTTCTGTCCATCGCAGGAGTTGCTTGCACTGCTCAAGTGCGTCGAGGCGGACATTGCCAATTACGAGGTTTACCTGAAGGAGGAAGtagaaaagagaaagaaatacaAAGTGAGTTTTATACGCAACCACCTAGTGTTTCTACTGGATTGCCATCAAAATCGTTTGACTTCCTGTGTGCAGATTGACGATCAGAGGAGGACCCATAATTATGATGAGTTCATTTGCACCTTTATATCAATGCTGGCCCAGGAAGGTAAATATTGTCCTCTCTTTTATAATGCCATCACatgttttgcttccttttttacatttgataGACTTTGCATTGTCAGTTGACAAGCAATTGATCAATTTCAAGGTCAATACATATTTATCACTCTGACCcctcccccaccaaaaaaaagctTCTCTTTAATATAACGATACAAACCTGCCTTGCAGtttctatatatacacacacaacagcACAAATGGTCAACTGCAAATGATTTGCATAAGAGAAACAACATTAGTTGTATCATGGCCTTCCGCTGTATATATTAATTTAAGATTATTCGATTTCTGCAGGGATGTTAGCCAGCCTCGTGGAGCAGAATATTTCCGTGCGGCGTCGTCAGGGAGTGAGTATCGGCCGCCTGCACAAACAGAGGAAGCCCGATCGCAGGAAACGCTCCCGACCTTACAAGGCCAAGCGCCAGTAATTTTAAAGAATCATATTTTCTCTGTCAAGTAACCTCGGCCTGTGAGGCTCATGGGTCGTAAACATCAtggtgtgaaaaaaagaaaaaagccgcACTCGGGAACTTCCTCACGCTGTCGGTTCATCGCGGCGTTGTCATAATGTCAGCCTTCGTACTCCTCATGAAACTGACCAAATTGtttggttagtttttttttttttttttaacacctgtGTATAAATGTAATACCTTTTTAGTGATATTGTATACTGCTAGTTACAGTTTGTAAATACAGAAAAGTAATGAAATGTGCTTAGTGAACTTGAACGCTCGCagtttgtaatgtttttgggCACTTGACACGTTTTAGGTTCATGACATGTATAGATGGAAGTTTTTCCTGAATCATGGTTTCTTTGGCGTTTATGTGTCATAAAATTACATCTGCTATTACTACCCACCCATCaaacaccattttttaaaaacgacATTCCATATGGACAGTTataaaaccaagaaaaaaaagaataatg
This portion of the Syngnathoides biaculeatus isolate LvHL_M chromosome 10, ASM1980259v1, whole genome shotgun sequence genome encodes:
- the bap1 gene encoding ubiquitin carboxyl-terminal hydrolase BAP1 isoform X2 translates to MNKGWLELESDPGLFTLLVEDFGVKGVQVEEIYDLQSKCQSPVYGFIFLFKWIEERRSRRKVNTLVDETSVIDEEIVNDMFFAHQLIPNSCATHALLSVLLNCSGVELGTTLSRMKAFTKGFSPESKGYAIGNAPELARAHNSHARPEPRHLPEKQNGISAVRTMEAFHFVSYVPIKDRLFELDGLKAYPIDHGPWGEEEEWTDKARRVIMERIGLATAGEPYHDIRFNLMAVVPDRRMKYESKLEVLKKNRQTILEGLQKMIRLTQPELVQDKKQQDSTTLEGSTNSIKKETDAVPVTSQKADQVPPGNTKTSGKPAGGGSQQVTNPVVQRLPAFLDNHNYAKSPMQEEEDLAAAVGRSRAPGPARPAYSEDEDDYEDEEEVAASAGASTRFRRKASLRSRTGRVVTGMESQIALSVLADKLKKEAQKKDALNTPLSVRTEGRTGGICITSASQPSPTPSNESTDTASEIGSAFNSPLRSPARSQAATRPSSPVASHLSRVLFGEDELLRLDSRHNRAVRELGPTVSVALLHLLEDGVIYSLPPSADLAADAVKPPCSPEKIKDKDPADGEVTSEKDKGTSVEVKKEEAEESKDGDDVKPSKVKLSALEPAADSKLPRDKYSPKELLALLKCVEADIANYEVYLKEEVEKRKKYKIDDQRRTHNYDEFICTFISMLAQEGMLASLVEQNISVRRRQGVSIGRLHKQRKPDRRKRSRPYKAKRQ
- the bap1 gene encoding ubiquitin carboxyl-terminal hydrolase BAP1 isoform X1, which gives rise to MNKGWLELESDPGLFTLLVEDFGVKGVQVEEIYDLQSKCQSPVYGFIFLFKWIEERRSRRKVNTLVDETSVIDEEIVNDMFFAHQLIPNSCATHALLSVLLNCSGVELGTTLSRMKAFTKGFSPESKGYAIGNAPELARAHNSHARPEPRHLPEKQNGISAVRTMEAFHFVSYVPIKDRLFELDGLKAYPIDHGPWGEEEEWTDKARRVIMERIGLATAGEPYHDIRFNLMAVVPDRRMKYESKLEVLKKNRQTILEGLQKMIRLTQPELVQDKKQQDSTTLEGSTNSIKKETDAVPVTSQKADQVPPDSVDESGGKSKAAAIPSGNTKTSGKPAGGGSQQVTNPVVQRLPAFLDNHNYAKSPMQEEEDLAAAVGRSRAPGPARPAYSEDEDDYEDEEEVAASAGASTRFRRKASLRSRTGRVVTGMESQIALSVLADKLKKEAQKKDALNTPLSVRTEGRTGGICITSASQPSPTPSNESTDTASEIGSAFNSPLRSPARSQAATRPSSPVASHLSRVLFGEDELLRLDSRHNRAVRELGPTVSVALLHLLEDGVIYSLPPSADLAADAVKPPCSPEKIKDKDPADGEVTSEKDKGTSVEVKKEEAEESKDGDDVKPSKVKLSALEPAADSKLPRDKYSPKELLALLKCVEADIANYEVYLKEEVEKRKKYKIDDQRRTHNYDEFICTFISMLAQEGMLASLVEQNISVRRRQGVSIGRLHKQRKPDRRKRSRPYKAKRQ